Genomic DNA from Candidatus Omnitrophota bacterium:
TTGACCAAGCCGGCGGGGCCGGGAACGGAGCTGACGGGCCTCCCCCTGGTCAAGACAACATGCAATCCGATATCCATGTCCGCCCGGCCCGGCCGCAACGCCTCCAGGTCCGCCTCGCAGGAATCATAGATCGTCATGCAGCTGACCGCCGTGATCCGCCTCTCCCGGACGAGTTCCAGGATGCCCTGGTTCACGCCCGGGGATAGGCCGTAATCATCAGCGCAAACAATCACAGCTTTCTTCCTCCGGCAGGACGCGGGGAGCGTCCCCGGGGACCCGGTTCAAGAACGCGTGAATGACCCCGGCGGCTTTTTGCCGCCCCGGGGTTGTTGGAGGGGATTCTTGATGGCGGGACACAAACAGGGGGAAATGCTCAACCATGAAATTGATTTTGTCCGTGACATCTTCCGGGGTGGCCGCCAGGCCGAGGCCGAGCCGCTCAACCGCCGCGGCGTTGACAAATTGTTCCGCATGATGCTCAACAGGGACCACGACGGCCGGTTTGCGAAGCGCGACCGCTTCGCTCACGGCGCTGAATCCGCCGTTGATGACCATCAGGTCCGCACGGTTGAGGATCTCGATATTATCGCGGACTTTACCGTGAAACGTGATCCAGCCGCGGGAAGGGCCGTCGCACCCGAGGACGTCGATATGGACCCCCTCACGCTCTTTCAGCCGTTCCAGAAAGGCCGGGAAGGCCTTGAACTGGGACCCGGTCAGCATCACAAGAATATTTTTCAGGACGGGCGAAGCCGGGCGGACCTCCAACTCTCCTCGGACGATCACGGGAATCGGCCAGAATTTCGCATCGCCGGCCGTCCTCGGCTCGAGCCAGGGGCTCAACACAAGGTCCGGGACCAGCCGGTGAAACAGCAAATCCATCCTTTCAATCAGGAATTGCGCGTAAAACCGGCAGGGAGGTTTTGGGGCCTTCTGATATTCCGCGACAATCACATCGGCATTATTGACGGCAATGACGGGAACGCGCAGAAACGGCCGAAGCAACAACAGCGTATAATCCGAGTCAATGACAATGGCGCGGTAACGGCCGCCCCGGATGATCTCCGACGCGAT
This window encodes:
- a CDS encoding glycosyltransferase family protein, which translates into the protein MKTRQRLLFIVNGLGMGNSTRCYAVMRELMALGYGVDVLTSGNGYDFFRQRHDIGAVHLLRSLYYGKRGKRLSILYTFLAFPHFIWILLKNMRIASEIIRGGRYRAIVIDSDYTLLLLRPFLRVPVIAVNNADVIVAEYQKAPKPPCRFYAQFLIERMDLLFHRLVPDLVLSPWLEPRTAGDAKFWPIPVIVRGELEVRPASPVLKNILVMLTGSQFKAFPAFLERLKEREGVHIDVLGCDGPSRGWITFHGKVRDNIEILNRADLMVINGGFSAVSEAVALRKPAVVVPVEHHAEQFVNAAAVERLGLGLAATPEDVTDKINFMVEHFPLFVSRHQESPPTTPGRQKAAGVIHAFLNRVPGDAPRVLPEEESCDCLR